A genomic window from Terrisporobacter glycolicus ATCC 14880 = DSM 1288 includes:
- a CDS encoding 5-formyltetrahydrofolate cyclo-ligase, protein MKKEFRKNAIMIRKEKNKDFIKHNSDIITEKLLQLDCIKNAQTIMLYLDFNNEVATSNLIKRLMNLGKTVASPITLKDERKLIPSQITDLENGIQYGAYNIKEPKPECSPAIDIKDLDVVIVPAVAYDKDCYRLGYGGGFYDRFLENIREDAITVGIAFDLQIFDKVPKEDHDAQLDYIVTESTILTSK, encoded by the coding sequence ATGAAAAAAGAGTTTAGAAAGAATGCTATTATGATTAGAAAAGAAAAAAACAAAGATTTTATTAAACACAACTCAGATATAATCACAGAAAAACTACTTCAGTTAGACTGTATTAAAAACGCACAAACTATTATGCTTTATTTAGATTTTAATAACGAAGTTGCCACAAGCAATTTAATTAAAAGACTTATGAACTTAGGCAAAACTGTTGCATCACCTATAACTTTAAAAGACGAAAGAAAATTGATACCTTCTCAAATTACAGATTTAGAAAATGGAATTCAATATGGTGCTTATAACATTAAAGAGCCAAAACCTGAATGCTCTCCTGCCATAGATATAAAAGATTTAGATGTGGTTATAGTACCAGCCGTAGCATATGATAAAGATTGTTACCGACTTGGCTATGGTGGCGGTTTTTATGATAGATTCCTTGAGAATATAAGGGAAGACGCCATTACTGTGGGAATAGCTTTTGATCTACAAATTTTTGACAAAGTTCCAAAAGAAGACCACGATGCTCAATTGGATTACATAGTAACCGAATCTACAATATTAACATCAAAATAA
- a CDS encoding S41 family peptidase has translation MISKKRALIYSIILVIVTIIGTTMFQITLGNKVIISKDLYESYAKYNKLLGLEELIQEGYYKEVSGNNLVDGALKGLFEGLNDPYSQYYTADEFESLKEQTSGSFVGIGVYIGVNPENNKLTIISPIEGSPADKAGIKSGDIVLKVDGESVETKKIDDVIKHIKGKENTNVSLTVQRNAEELSFDIKRETIVTKSVSNEVMDNNIGYLRIKSFDENTYKEFKENLSALESKGVKGLVIDLRDNPGGLLDVCVDIADDLIGKGTIVYTKDNTGNKEYYKSDDKQVDMPIAVLINGGSASASEILTAALVDNNKAIAIGETSFGKGLVQSVKGLKDGTGYKLTTAQYFTPNGDYINGKGITPKIKETNENQQLKSALEYIKKEIKQ, from the coding sequence ATGATATCTAAGAAAAGGGCTCTTATATATTCTATTATTCTTGTAATAGTAACTATAATTGGCACAACAATGTTTCAAATTACGTTAGGAAATAAAGTAATAATATCGAAAGATTTATATGAATCTTATGCAAAATATAACAAGTTATTGGGTTTAGAAGAACTTATTCAGGAGGGTTACTATAAGGAAGTATCTGGAAATAATTTGGTGGATGGAGCATTAAAAGGATTATTTGAAGGTCTTAATGATCCATATTCACAGTATTACACAGCAGATGAATTTGAAAGTTTAAAAGAACAAACGAGTGGTTCATTTGTTGGGATAGGAGTATACATAGGTGTAAATCCTGAGAATAATAAACTAACAATAATTTCTCCAATAGAAGGTTCACCGGCAGACAAAGCAGGTATTAAATCAGGAGATATAGTTCTGAAAGTTGATGGAGAATCTGTTGAAACTAAAAAGATAGACGATGTAATTAAGCATATAAAAGGAAAAGAAAACACAAATGTTAGTTTAACTGTTCAAAGAAATGCAGAAGAGTTAAGTTTTGATATTAAGAGGGAAACTATAGTAACAAAGAGTGTATCTAATGAAGTTATGGATAATAATATAGGTTACTTAAGAATAAAATCTTTTGATGAAAATACATATAAAGAATTTAAAGAAAACTTAAGTGCATTAGAATCTAAAGGAGTTAAAGGCTTAGTAATAGACTTGAGAGACAATCCAGGAGGATTATTAGATGTTTGCGTAGATATAGCAGATGACTTAATAGGGAAAGGAACTATTGTCTATACAAAAGATAATACAGGTAATAAAGAGTACTATAAATCAGATGACAAACAAGTTGATATGCCGATAGCAGTTTTAATAAACGGAGGAAGTGCATCTGCATCAGAAATTTTAACAGCAGCATTAGTTGATAATAACAAGGCTATAGCCATAGGTGAAACATCTTTTGGTAAAGGCTTAGTACAAAGTGTAAAAGGATTAAAAGATGGTACTGGATATAAATTAACAACTGCTCAGTATTTTACACCAAATGGAGATTATATAAACGGAAAAGGTATTACACCTAAAATTAAAGAGACAAATGAAAATCAACAACTTAAATCAGCATTAGAATATATTAAGAAGGAAATCAAGCAATAA
- the cobT gene encoding nicotinate-nucleotide--dimethylbenzimidazole phosphoribosyltransferase, with the protein MNLIENISRNIYPLEEKYIKQAEERLNRLIKPTGSLGKMEHICAQLAGIYGRKYFDTSKKVIIAFGADHGVYEEGVAPDPQNITILQFQNFPKKINGVGTISKFVGADVLAVDVGINCDEKIDGVIDYKIRKGTSNMAKGPAMTKSEAEKCISIGIEMAERCIQDDYTLIGIGEMGIANTTPSTAIISVFGNYDPQEITGIGAGLKKELIEHKAEVIRKSIELNKPNPKDAIDVLSKVGGFEIGAMAGVIIGCAANRIPIVLDGFISYAAALLAYHINPKTKYYMIASHLSAEPGTKKALEIMGLQPFLDMDMRLGEGSGAALSFNIIEAANYVYKNMATFDEIDMGR; encoded by the coding sequence GTGAATTTAATAGAAAATATATCAAGAAATATTTATCCATTAGAAGAAAAATATATAAAGCAAGCGGAAGAAAGGTTAAATAGGCTTATAAAGCCAACAGGAAGTTTAGGAAAAATGGAACATATTTGTGCACAACTTGCAGGAATATATGGAAGAAAATATTTTGATACATCAAAGAAGGTAATAATAGCTTTTGGAGCAGATCATGGAGTTTATGAAGAAGGTGTAGCACCAGATCCTCAAAATATTACCATATTACAATTTCAAAATTTTCCTAAAAAAATAAATGGTGTTGGGACAATTTCAAAATTTGTAGGAGCTGATGTTTTAGCAGTTGATGTAGGAATAAATTGTGATGAAAAAATAGACGGTGTAATTGATTATAAAATAAGAAAAGGAACATCTAACATGGCAAAAGGACCTGCCATGACGAAATCAGAAGCAGAAAAATGTATATCAATAGGAATAGAAATGGCAGAAAGGTGCATTCAAGATGATTATACTTTAATTGGAATAGGAGAAATGGGAATAGCTAATACTACCCCATCTACTGCTATAATTTCAGTTTTTGGAAATTATGATCCACAAGAAATTACTGGTATAGGAGCAGGCCTAAAAAAAGAGTTAATTGAACATAAAGCAGAAGTAATAAGAAAGTCTATAGAGTTGAATAAACCTAATCCTAAAGATGCAATAGATGTGTTATCTAAAGTAGGTGGATTCGAAATAGGTGCTATGGCAGGCGTAATTATAGGATGTGCAGCAAATAGAATACCTATTGTGCTAGATGGATTTATATCTTATGCAGCGGCACTATTAGCATATCATATTAATCCAAAAACAAAGTATTACATGATAGCTTCTCATTTATCAGCAGAACCAGGAACAAAGAAAGCCTTAGAGATTATGGGACTACAACCATTTTTAGATATGGATATGAGACTAGGAGAAGGAAGTGGAGCAGCACTATCTTTTAATATAATAGAAGCTGCAAATTATGTATATAAAAATATGGCAACATTTGATGAAATAGATATGGGAAGATAA
- the cobU gene encoding bifunctional adenosylcobinamide kinase/adenosylcobinamide-phosphate guanylyltransferase — protein sequence MSNIILVTGGARSGKSSFAESLCIKQNNKTAYIATSVAFDDEMKNRVKKHQESRPKDWKTYEIYKDIYSIVEELDKNHDTVIMDCVTLMVNNLMFTHGIEVDEASSEELNELENYIREQINKLLEAVKKANLYFVIVTNEIGMGIVPENKLSRIYGDFVGRVNQLIANYSDEVYFVVSGIPMKVK from the coding sequence ATGAGTAATATCATTTTAGTTACAGGTGGAGCAAGATCAGGTAAAAGTAGTTTTGCTGAATCACTTTGTATAAAACAAAATAATAAAACGGCATATATTGCTACGTCAGTAGCATTTGATGATGAAATGAAAAATAGAGTAAAAAAACATCAAGAGAGTAGACCGAAAGATTGGAAAACTTATGAGATATATAAAGATATATATTCCATAGTGGAAGAGTTAGACAAAAATCATGATACAGTAATAATGGACTGTGTAACCCTTATGGTTAATAACTTAATGTTCACTCATGGAATAGAAGTGGATGAAGCTTCTTCTGAAGAATTAAATGAATTAGAAAATTATATAAGAGAACAAATAAATAAATTATTAGAAGCTGTTAAAAAAGCAAATTTATATTTTGTAATAGTAACTAATGAAATTGGAATGGGAATTGTGCCAGAAAATAAACTATCTAGAATATATGGTGATTTTGTTGGAAGGGTAAATCAATTAATAGCTAATTATAGCGATGAAGTTTACTTTGTTGTAAGTGGAATTCCTATGAAAGTGAAGTGA
- the cobS gene encoding adenosylcobinamide-GDP ribazoletransferase gives MKRFIGLLQFMTRIPIKADMGFDEEFHKSIVYFPLVGIVIGLISFIIGSLAIQIFDPFITAIIIVAGEVILTGGLHIDGLGDTFDAIYSNRDKERMLEIMKDSRLGTNSLLAILFLILIKIGLLNSAINSNLMCLIIFMPMISRLGVIVMLYKTVTPRKVGMGNIFIGKATKGMFITAILYTVAILVLISKFVFLSTNLNIIKLLLSIVVVMLFNYLFKNHIYKKIDGVTGDILGCTIELGELIFLLFSYIVILI, from the coding sequence ATGAAAAGATTTATAGGGTTATTACAGTTTATGACCAGAATACCTATTAAAGCAGATATGGGGTTTGACGAAGAATTCCATAAATCTATAGTATATTTTCCCTTAGTAGGAATTGTAATAGGTTTGATTTCTTTTATTATAGGAAGTTTGGCTATTCAAATATTTGATCCATTTATAACAGCTATAATTATTGTGGCAGGTGAAGTTATTTTAACTGGTGGACTACATATTGATGGATTAGGAGATACATTTGATGCCATATATAGTAATAGAGACAAAGAGAGAATGCTGGAAATAATGAAGGATTCAAGATTGGGAACTAACTCTCTTCTAGCTATATTATTTTTAATATTAATAAAAATAGGATTATTAAATTCTGCGATAAATAGCAATCTTATGTGCTTAATTATATTTATGCCTATGATATCTCGTTTGGGGGTTATAGTTATGCTTTATAAAACTGTAACACCAAGAAAAGTAGGCATGGGCAATATATTTATTGGTAAAGCAACTAAAGGTATGTTTATAACAGCCATACTGTATACTGTTGCTATTCTTGTATTGATTAGTAAATTCGTATTTTTATCAACTAATTTAAATATAATAAAATTACTATTGTCAATTGTGGTGGTAATGTTATTTAATTATTTATTTAAAAATCATATTTATAAGAAAATTGATGGTGTAACAGGAGATATATTGGGATGTACTATTGAGTTAGGAGAATTAATATTTCTATTATTTTCATATATAGTTATTTTAATTTAA